ACTGGTAGAGCCGCAGCGCCTCGCGGCCCGACACCCACGCGAAGTCCTCGGGCAGCACGTAGTGCGAGGACATCACCGCGCCGCGGCGGATGCAGATGGAGCAGTTGCAGCGGATGCCGGTGCGGATGGGCGGGCTCCTCACGCGAAAGCGCACCGCGCCGCAGTGGCAGCTGCCGTCGTAGGTCCTCACGTCGGTCTTCACGTCCTCGGCCATGCAGGGCTCCCTTCGGCGCGTCCGAAGGCCCTCATACTCCAGCCCCGTGACACGGCGCGCCCTAGCGCGGCTCGAGCCGGAAGCGGCAGAACTCGAGCCCCAGCAGCAGGCCGCGCCCCTCCCAGCTGCCGTCCGCGCGCGGCGAGAGCTCGTCGCGGATGGGCAGCACGCGGTAGCGCAGCACGCGATCCGCCGAGGGAGCGCCCTGCGCCCCCAGCACGCGGAAGGGCGCGACCGGCAGGCCGAGCAGCAGCGTCCAGCCGCTGCCCACGCCGATGCGCTTCGTCACGCCGGGCGGCAGCAGCCCCGACACGCGGCGCACGTACCACCGGCCCTCCAGGCTCGCCCTGTGCTCTGCCATGCCCCGGAAGGTGTGCGCCCCAAGGCCGCAGCGCCATGGCCCCGACGCCCGCCCGCCCTGCCGCAGGCCCTGCGCGCGCGAGGTGCCCCCGTCCCCCTGCCGTGCAGGTAGGCAGCAGAGCGCCCTGGGCGCCGCGTGCATAGCCATGAGGGACGGGCACAGGCCCCTCACCCACGCACGGAGAGCACGACGATGGCGAGCAAGCCGGTCAGCGGGAAGGACGGGACGCGGGACGACGACCAGGAGGGCACGATCAAGCAGGAGGCGGAGCGGGGCGCCCACCGCGGCGAGCGGGGCATCACCCCGGAGCGCTGGGCGGAGAGCGAGCGCGCGAATGCGGACAGCGGGGAGCTCACCCGGGCCGGGCGCCATGCCCAGCAGCCCACGGGCCGCGAGGGCACCGCGGCGCTGCGAGGCGAGGAGGAGGCCGAGGAGGCCATGGACCGGCGCGTGGAGGAGCAGGCCGAGGTGGGCCGGCGCGCCGCGGAGAGTGGAGACGGCTCTCCGCGGCGGCTCGAGTAGCGCGCGGCGCTGCGTCGGCCGGAGCTACTTGGACGGCGGCGCGGGCACCTGCCCGCTGACGGGGCGGTACTTCACCCCGAGCGTGTCGAAGAGGAAGGAGTAGGCGTCCACCTCCTCCTCGATCTTCGCCGACAGCGGGGTGCCCATGCCGTGGCCCGTCTCGCCGCTCTCGCGCAGGAGGATGAAGCCCTTGCCGCCCATGGCCTCCTGCAGCCGCGCGACCATCTTGCGCGAGTGGAAGGGGTCCACGCGCGGATCGTTCGCGCCCGAGGTGAAGAGCGTGGGCGGGTAGCGCTGCCCTTCCTTCACGTGGTGGTAGGGCGAGTAGGCGCGCAGGGCCTCGAGCTGGGCGGGGTCCTTCGTGCTGCCGTACTCGGTGACGTTGAACTGCCCGTTGGGCGTGCGCTCCACCCGCAGCATGTCGTAGATGCCCACGCGCGCGACGACGGCGCCGTAGGCCTCCGGGTGCTGGGTGAGGGCGGCGCCCATGAGCAGGCCGCCGTTGCTGCCGCCCTGGATGGCGAGCCGCTGGGGCTTCGTGTAGCGCTGCTTCGCCAGCAGCTGCGCGCAGGCGTAGAAGTCGTCGAACACGTTCTGCTTGTTCGTGCCCGCGCCCGCCTGGTGCCAGGCCTCGCCGAACTCCGAGCCGCCGCGCAGGTTGGCGATGGCCATCACGCCGCCCTGCTCGAGCCAGGCGCGGCTCAGCTTGCTGAAGTTGGGGTTCACCGAGAGGTTGAAGCCGCCGTAGCCGGTGAGCAGGGTGGGGTTGTTGCCGTTGAGCTTCAGGCCGCGCGGCTTGAGGATGGTGAGCGGCACCTTGGTGCCGTCCTTGCTCGTGGCCTCGGTGCGCACCACCTCCACGTCGCTCATGTCTGCGGGCGCGGTCTGCGCGAGCGCCGTCTTGGTGGCCTTGCCGCTGGCGGCGTCGTAGCGGTACCAGGCGAGCGGCTGCACGAAGCTCACGTTGGCGAAGAGGATGTCGTCACCGCTCCCGCCGGCGACGCGCACGGGGTCCGCCACGGTGCTCACGGGCAGGGTCGGCACGAGGCCGAGGCTCTTGCCCTGCAGGTCCACCGCGCGCAGCTGCGAGGGGCCGCCCAGCTGCTCCACCAGGTAGAGGCGCGTGCGCGTGGGCATCAGCTCCTGGATGGAGGCCTCGCCCTCGGGCACCACCACCTTCGCGCTCGAGAGCGCGGGCGTCTGCAGCGGCAGGCGCAGCACCTTGCCGCGCGGCGCCTCCTGGCGGCTGAGCGCGTAGAGCGCGCCGTCCAGGCCGAACTCCGCGCCCACCACCTTGTCCTCGAAGCGCGACACCTGCTGCCAGCGCCCGTCCGGCGAGCGCAGGTGCAGGGCGAACTGGCCGCCGTCCCCGTTGGCCACCAGCGCGCTGATGTACTGGCCGTCCTCGGAGGTCTTCAGCTTCGTCATCGCGATGCGCGGGAAGTCCTTGCCCAGCGCGTAGGTGTCCTTCTCGGTGGGGGTGCCCAGCGCGTGGAAGTACACCTGCTGGAAGAAGTCGCGGTCGGCCGGCGGGCGCTCCTCGCCGCGCGGGTAGCGCGTGTAGAAGAAGCCCTTGCCGTCCCCCGTCCACGCGAGGCTGCCGCCCGCGGTGCCGCCCTGCACGTGCGGCACCACCTCGTTCGCCACGGGCTGGCCGCTCGCCACCTCGTACACGTGCACGTCGCCGCTCTCGGTGCCGCCCTTGGAGAGGCTCACCGCCACGCGCTTGCCGTCCGGCGAGGGGACGAACCAGTCGATGGTGGTGTGGCCGCTGGGGTCGAGCACCGCGGGGTCGAGCAGCACGCGCTCGGCCTTCGGCTGGTCCGCGCCGGGCATCACCACCAGCATCGGCTGCTGGCGCGGCGGCTGGTTCTTCATCGCGAAGAGCTGGCCGCCCTTCTCCTCGAGCAGGTAGTAGCCCGGGGACTGCCAGCTGAGCAGCTGCGTCACGCGCTTGCGGATGGCCTCGCGGCCCGGGAGCTTGTCCAGCACGGCGCGCGTGCGCTTGTTCTGCGCGTCGCTCCACGCCTTCACCTCGGGCGCGCCCGCGGCCTCGAGCCACTGGTAGGGGTCCTGCACCTCGAGGCTTCCGTAGGTGTCGGTGACGGGGTGCTTCGGGGTGGGGGGCGGCGGGGGCAACTTCGGGGCGCTGAGCGCCGTGAAGGGCAGGAGCAGGGACACCAGCAGGGAGGAGCGCGCGGCCCTCCGCTTCCATCCATCCGTCATGCGTCACCTCGGGCTGAAGAGCGGGCCCAAGCTAGCGCCTCCGTCCTCCGTCGTCTGCTGCGGCGTCGAGGCCTGCGCCGGCGCCTCCGCGCTCTGTTCGGCGGACGCCAGGCCCGGGACAGGGGTGGGGGCACCCGCCGCAGGAGCGCCCAGCGCGGCGAGCAGCGTCGCGCCGAAGCGCTTCACCTTCGCCTCGCCCAGCCCGTGAATCTGGAGCAGCGCCTCGCTCGTGGTGGGCTGCGCGCGCGCGATGAGCTCCAGCGTGCGGTCGTGGCAGACCATGTACGCGGGGAGCCGCTCGCGCTTCGCCTGCTCGAGGCGCCAGCCCTTGAGCCGCTGCACCCGCTCCAGCTCCTCCTCGGTGAGGGGCGTGGTGGGCAGGGGCGGCGCGGCCTTGCGCTTCTTCGTACCGGGCGGGGCCTTCTCGCCCAGCAGGTCGCGCTCGCGCGGCGCGAGGCTCGCGCGCTTGCTCGCGCGCTCCCAGTGCCCGGCGAGCTGCAGCCGCTCGCGCAGCGTGTGGTAGGCGCGCAGGGTCCAGTACGCATCCGCCGCGGCGTACGCGAGCTGCTCGGGGCTGAGCGGGCGGCGGCCCCACGCGGACTTCTGCAGGCTCTTGTCCAGCTCCACGCCGAACAGCTCCTGCACCACGCCGAGCAGGCCGTAGCTGGGCAGCCACAGCGCATCCTGCGCGAGCCGCAGCGTGTCCACGAAGCCCTGGGGGTTGAGCCCCACCTCCTGCAGCACGCCCTCGTCGTAGCGCGCGTTGTGCGCGGCGAGCAGCGGGGTGGGGGCCTCCACGAAGTCGCGCAGCACCTGCGCGGGGACGCTCAGCGCGTCGATGAGCAGCACCGGGCCGCTCGCGGCGGCCACCTGGGTGAGGCCGTGCTTCCAGCGCTTCGTCGGCGGGTCGTAGAAGGTCTCGGTGTCCAGCGACACCACGTCCTCGGAGGCGAAGCGCGCGAGCGCCTCGCGCGCCTCGTCCTCGCGCGTGAGGAAGCGGAACTCCGGGATGCCTCGGGGGGGCGGGCTCTGCACGCGGCGGTCTCCGAGAGGAAGGGATGCGCAGGGCGGAACGCACCCGCGCTCGGAGTGGAACCCGTGGGGCTCCCCTCCTATTCGGCCGGGCAGGCGCTCCTCGTCACGCGCGCGGCGCCCGGCCGTGCGGCAGTAGATGCGCAGGGCCTGACGCGGGTGCGCAGCGGGGGTGCCCTGGAGCAGGGCACCGCGCCCCTCAGGTAGGCGAGCGGCCGGCCCGCGCGCGCTCGGGGGGCTCGTCGGCGCCCGCTGCGGCCTCGAGCGCGGCGCGCGGCAGCTCCACGCGGAAGGTGGTCCCGCTGCCCTCGTCCGAGTGCACGCGGATGCTGCCGCCGTGCGCCTGGAGGATCTCCCGCACGATGTAGAGCCCCAGCCCCACCGACACGCGCACGGTGTCCTGCGACTGGGGCCCCCGCACGAAGGGCTGGAACAGCTGCGCCACCAGCTCGGGCGGGATGGGCGCGCCCTCGTTGTGCACGCAGAAGCGCAGTGCCTGCGCGTCCCCCTCGCAGGTGAGCTGCACGGGCCGGTCGGGCGCGCCGTACTTGAGCGCGTTCTCCAGCAGGTTCACCGCCACCTGCGCGAGCCGCCCCTCATCGAAGAGGCCGCGGGTGTCGCCCTGGTGCGCGTAGCGCAGCTCGCGCCCCGGGTAGGTGACGCGCACCTCCTCGAGCGCCTGGCGCAGGGTGGCGTCCAGGTCCGCGGGCGCGGGGGCCACGGGGAAGCCGCGCCCGGAGCGCGCCCGGGTGAGGTCCAGCAGCGAGGTGATGACCGCCTGGATGCGGCGCGCCCCGCGCTCCACCCGCGCCACCGCGCGCTCCTGCGCGCCGCTCAGGCCCGGGGCGAGCGCGCCCGGCGCCTGCAGCTGGCTCGCGCTCATGCGCACCGCGGCGAGCGGGCTGCGCAGGTCGTGCCCCACGATGCCGATGAGCCGCTCCTCGAAGGCGAGCCGCGCCTGCGCCTCCTGCCGCGCGTGCACCGCCTCGGTCACGTCCGTGCCGGTGATGAGCACGCCGTCGAAGGTGCCGCTCGCGCCCTGCACCGGCTGGTAGACGAAGCTCACCCGCCGCTCCTCGAGCGCCCCGTCCTCCTGCTCCAGCACCACCGGCATCTCGCGGCCGGTGAAGGGCCGGCCCGTGGCGATCACCTCGGCGATGAGCGCATCGAAGCCCTGGCCGCGCAGCTCCGGCGCCGCCTCCAGCAGCGGCTTGCCCACCAGGTCGCGCCCGCCGAACAGCTTGCGGTAGCCCGAGTTGGTCATCTCGAACACCAGCTCGGGCCCGCGCACCAGCGCCACGAACACGAGCGACTGGGCGGCGAGCGCCTGCAGCAGCCCCGCCTGCGCCTGCTGCGCGGCCTCCGCCTCCTTGCGCGCGCGCACCAGCTCCGTCACCTCCACCGCGTGGATGAGGATGCCGTCCACCTGGCCGCCGGGCGCGCGCGTGGGCTGGAAGACGAAGGTGACCAGCACCTCGCTCACCGTGCCGTTGCCCTCGCGGTCCAGGCGCGCCGGCATCTCGCGCGCGGTGAAGGGCTCGCCCGTCGCGTACACGCGGTCCAGCAGCTCGAAGTAGGGCTGCCCCTCCAGCTCCGGCAGGACCTCGCGCAGCGGCTTTCCCAGCAGCGCGCGGCCTCCGAAGAGGCGCACGTAGGCGGCGTTCGCCATGTCGAACACGTGCGTGGGGCCGGAGACGTGGGCGATGAAGGCGGGCGCCTGCTCGAAGAGCGCCGCGAGCGAGTGGCGCTGCAGGTGCGCGAGCTGCCCCAGGCGCACCAGCGTGGAGACCCGCGCGCACAGGGCCGCGCGGGCGCCCGGCGCACGGAGCTCGAGGGCGCCTGCGTCCAGCCGATCGTTCGCGCCCGCCTCCACCAGCGCCTCGAGGTCCGCTGCACCCCCGAGCACCAGCAGGGGCAAGGCGAGCGCATCGTGGCGCTCGCGCACGCGGCGGCACAGGTCCGCGCAGTCCTCGAGCGCTCCGTCCAGCAGCACCGCGTCCGGGCGGGCGCCTGGGTCCTGCCCCCGGGGTGCGCCGGAGGGGCCGGCGGGGAGCCGGGCGAGGAGCGCCGGGGCGCCGACGAGTGGCTCCGCGCGCAGGTCGGGCGGGAGCGCGTGCGCCATCGCCGCGGCCGCCTCCGCGCTCGCCCCCACCACCCAGGCCCGCCCCGGCACGGAGGCAGGGGGCTCGGCGGAGAGGGGAAGGGGCTGGAGCAGGAGTGGAGGCATCGGGCTCCATCCCCTAGCGGTGGGACGAAGCCTGGACAACGCTGTTTGCGCTGGGCAGGCAGGCGGGCGAGGGCAGGGTGGCTCCGGGCCGCCCCGGGGCTCCAGCCGTGCGCCGCGTGCTCCGGGCGGGCGTTGCACGGCCGGGCGGCGGGGGCGAACGTTGGAGCCGATGCCGCCCTCCGGCCACCTGCTGCGCGCGCTGCGCCACCGCAACTACCGGCTCTTCTTCTCCGGCCAGAGCGTGTCCCTGTGCGGCACCTGGATCACCCGCATCGCGACGAGCTGGCTCGTCTACCGGCTCACCGGCTCGGCGCTGCTGCTCGGGGTGGTGGGCTTCTGCGGGCAGATCCCCACGCTGCTGCTCGCCCCGCTCGCCGGCGTGTTCGTGGACCGGTGGGACCGCCACCGCGTGCTGCTCGTCACCCAGGTGCTCTCGCTGCTGCAGAGCGCCGCGCTCGCGGCGCT
This genomic interval from Aggregicoccus sp. 17bor-14 contains the following:
- a CDS encoding GFA family protein — encoded protein: MAEDVKTDVRTYDGSCHCGAVRFRVRSPPIRTGIRCNCSICIRRGAVMSSHYVLPEDFAWVSGREALRLYQFGDHMMNHWFCGTCGIHPFGEVVEHPGKCRVNLGCLDGVDPLALEVAVIDGRSF
- a CDS encoding prolyl oligopeptidase family protein, with translation MTDGWKRRAARSSLLVSLLLPFTALSAPKLPPPPPTPKHPVTDTYGSLEVQDPYQWLEAAGAPEVKAWSDAQNKRTRAVLDKLPGREAIRKRVTQLLSWQSPGYYLLEEKGGQLFAMKNQPPRQQPMLVVMPGADQPKAERVLLDPAVLDPSGHTTIDWFVPSPDGKRVAVSLSKGGTESGDVHVYEVASGQPVANEVVPHVQGGTAGGSLAWTGDGKGFFYTRYPRGEERPPADRDFFQQVYFHALGTPTEKDTYALGKDFPRIAMTKLKTSEDGQYISALVANGDGGQFALHLRSPDGRWQQVSRFEDKVVGAEFGLDGALYALSRQEAPRGKVLRLPLQTPALSSAKVVVPEGEASIQELMPTRTRLYLVEQLGGPSQLRAVDLQGKSLGLVPTLPVSTVADPVRVAGGSGDDILFANVSFVQPLAWYRYDAASGKATKTALAQTAPADMSDVEVVRTEATSKDGTKVPLTILKPRGLKLNGNNPTLLTGYGGFNLSVNPNFSKLSRAWLEQGGVMAIANLRGGSEFGEAWHQAGAGTNKQNVFDDFYACAQLLAKQRYTKPQRLAIQGGSNGGLLMGAALTQHPEAYGAVVARVGIYDMLRVERTPNGQFNVTEYGSTKDPAQLEALRAYSPYHHVKEGQRYPPTLFTSGANDPRVDPFHSRKMVARLQEAMGGKGFILLRESGETGHGMGTPLSAKIEEEVDAYSFLFDTLGVKYRPVSGQVPAPPSK
- a CDS encoding HRDC domain-containing protein: MQSPPPRGIPEFRFLTREDEAREALARFASEDVVSLDTETFYDPPTKRWKHGLTQVAAASGPVLLIDALSVPAQVLRDFVEAPTPLLAAHNARYDEGVLQEVGLNPQGFVDTLRLAQDALWLPSYGLLGVVQELFGVELDKSLQKSAWGRRPLSPEQLAYAAADAYWTLRAYHTLRERLQLAGHWERASKRASLAPRERDLLGEKAPPGTKKRKAAPPLPTTPLTEEELERVQRLKGWRLEQAKRERLPAYMVCHDRTLELIARAQPTTSEALLQIHGLGEAKVKRFGATLLAALGAPAAGAPTPVPGLASAEQSAEAPAQASTPQQTTEDGGASLGPLFSPR
- a CDS encoding PAS domain-containing sensor histidine kinase; the protein is MPPLLLQPLPLSAEPPASVPGRAWVVGASAEAAAAMAHALPPDLRAEPLVGAPALLARLPAGPSGAPRGQDPGARPDAVLLDGALEDCADLCRRVRERHDALALPLLVLGGAADLEALVEAGANDRLDAGALELRAPGARAALCARVSTLVRLGQLAHLQRHSLAALFEQAPAFIAHVSGPTHVFDMANAAYVRLFGGRALLGKPLREVLPELEGQPYFELLDRVYATGEPFTAREMPARLDREGNGTVSEVLVTFVFQPTRAPGGQVDGILIHAVEVTELVRARKEAEAAQQAQAGLLQALAAQSLVFVALVRGPELVFEMTNSGYRKLFGGRDLVGKPLLEAAPELRGQGFDALIAEVIATGRPFTGREMPVVLEQEDGALEERRVSFVYQPVQGASGTFDGVLITGTDVTEAVHARQEAQARLAFEERLIGIVGHDLRSPLAAVRMSASQLQAPGALAPGLSGAQERAVARVERGARRIQAVITSLLDLTRARSGRGFPVAPAPADLDATLRQALEEVRVTYPGRELRYAHQGDTRGLFDEGRLAQVAVNLLENALKYGAPDRPVQLTCEGDAQALRFCVHNEGAPIPPELVAQLFQPFVRGPQSQDTVRVSVGLGLYIVREILQAHGGSIRVHSDEGSGTTFRVELPRAALEAAAGADEPPERARAGRSPT